The following are encoded in a window of Flavobacterium psychrotrophum genomic DNA:
- a CDS encoding fibronectin type III domain-containing protein, protein MGSSFRGATQPAHTGAHAAYIDRETMAAGELTEDWLITPSFNVPTNAQLHFWSRLTLPNDQNTLFKIMIGTNPADRDSFTELVNYTELTLQTINQQQYEEKIVNIPAANTGLQRYVAFVVRGNNGDRWLIDDVSVVTQCLTPTGLSAPTITNNSANLTWTDAAGSGSWEVQVVPFGTPNAATGTPYSGALPYVATSLAAGTTYQFYVRSVCAPAGNYSPWAGPFTFNTPALPADLNFVANFENGFNGFTFVNGTQANKWVVGSATSSSPTYSMYVSNDNGASNTYLSTSASVVHAYRDIVIPVGATEINVAFDWKANGEIDTDVMRVWNTPTAYSPAAGTRTTASTAANNIRRQIGGNFSTNSGWITYSQIINVAEFAGTTRRFVFEWRNDGSDGGNPAAAVDNINISLITCPQPITLLATSPTQDGATLAWTNRGTATSWEIFVVPVADAAPTETSTGIIVSTNPYTVTGLVDATNYKYYVRAVCGTNDKSFWSGPVNFSTTQIPAILPYVQDFETNSGFSLVNATQTNQWFYGTAVSNSPTHSLYVTNDNGVSNAYTVGSGSTVHAYRDILIPAGTTDVDISFDWRNVGETGQDYIRVYAASSAYIPVAGTQSSVAANRIRIGEFADNGTWTNFQGVINATQFAGGTMRLIFEWRNNASAGTNPPGAIDNINLAVVACRQPITLAVTTPTQTGATFTWVNQGTATSWEVFVVPAHEAAPTATSTGVVVTTNSYTPTNLVDGTNYKFYVRAICGPGNVSKWSGPVIISTLQVPTALPLSQDFENSNGFTFTSGSQASGNQANQWFYGTAVSNSPTHALYVTNTQGATNNYSLTSSSVVHAYRDLIVPADASDINISFDWRNVGEAGQDYVRVWAVPLAYALTAGNSITQNATRLPVSPTLTGNAGWDTYTTVFNASSFAGQTMRLVFEWRNNASSGTNPPGAVDNVNVSVVRCRQPLNPVATVPTRTGATLAWTEQGTATTWEIFIVPAGDPAPTDTSTGIITTNNPYTASGLVAGVNYQFYVRSVCGGTDGVSKWTGPANFTTEQIPTNIPYVQNFETENGFTFTNGAETNQWFYGTAVSNSPTHSLYVTNDNGVSNAYTKTATSTVHAYRDITIPATTTDMLVSFDWRNRGEIGLDYVRAWIVPISYYPVAGTQTTPGVGRIPLGANFSDSANWTTFNLPVDVSAYSGTTVRLVFEWRNNNAGGTDPAGAIDNLSLTTITCPQPSLVTVGGTTSSGTTVSWTSNPPATTWEIFVIPAGSPAPTATSTGIVVTDNPHVITGLVESRNYSVYVRSVCSTTDISLWTGPTNFRTLDICDRPINVQVNCLDASSGTFTWVAGSNELSWEVAVGPATGPEPTSGTVVTEPSYYVQGLTPGNYTFYVRAVCQNAVGYSPWTPFAFAPSAQSPAAAQALCAGLLAQPQPSSSNTPQSVYGTVGCLSTTPNPTWYYITLDGTGQVVLNLRQVTLAGQPIDVDFAAFGPFTSLREACSRIGNPLNTSLIVDCSYSASATETIRVTGAPGQVFALLITNFNGQPGNTTISQVSGPSISCIPTVNVGPDRVLCNTTSHNITATVNNPGVAQVYTYQWFEDANPITPTVVSTTSTTQTVTVTTEGTHVYSVVVTMPVPVNSDPVTDQATISISNPFTPPVPAPLILCGDNGTALANLAGINFLGTLDPADYVLVGIYTSQANANSNTGAIDTSVPFSVTTQTLYVVIADANSLTCTKTVPLSIVVNNSATATISYPTPLCTTTATAPVTQTGTNGGAYTAPAGLTIDAVTGTITPSTSTAGTYTVTYTTAATATCPAFVATASVEIVAPAVATISYGPNTYCNNSGVATVTLTGATGGTFTSDAGLTIDPVTGEVTLASSTIGTHTVTYTTPANGPCAAVPFTATIVISAAFTATIDYGTAPFCTSGGVATVIRTGDAGGVYTTDPSLTIDPATGEITLAGSEAGTYTVTYTIAASGSCQEFVTTAQITIEAAPEATIAYDNTPYCSNGGVATVTFTGTTGGVYSSTPGLVFVSGGDVDLAASTPGTYDVYYTVAATTICAGQQFGPATITITELPVAGISYANSPYCTDGGIATAIVTGTTGGAFTATPAGLTIDPLTGDITLATSTPGAYDVVYTVAAAAGCPAVPATFRVEVTKLPVADFQYQYSTFCTNAASLSPVFVGGGVAGAFTVNQPGLTIDSATGVITPSTSTPGTYIVTNTLVAANGCTPVPVTQTITVDPAPIATFDYADQAYCVEGTAIPTPILDDASGTFTSTPAGLVIDAATGIIDLDRSQPGTYQVLNTITGSPECPSVSASTEVIIASLPVVAVTQGCDGIEYKLTLSLDGDPSYNADDVTIEWTSPTGAVLGSGESQVIVGSGTYKIKVTPKAGAICPAIEDVLVDDTICEIPRGISPNNDGLNDTFDLTGYGVTKISIFNRYGQEVFSHKGAYTNQFSGNAKNGDELPTGAYFYMIVRSTGESKTGWVYINRPE, encoded by the coding sequence TTGGGTTCAAGCTTCAGGGGGGCTACACAGCCTGCCCACACCGGTGCTCATGCCGCCTATATTGATAGGGAAACCATGGCAGCCGGCGAGTTAACCGAAGACTGGTTAATAACACCTTCGTTTAACGTTCCTACAAATGCTCAACTGCATTTTTGGTCGAGGTTAACGCTTCCTAATGATCAGAATACATTATTTAAAATAATGATAGGTACAAACCCTGCAGACAGGGATTCATTTACAGAACTTGTAAATTATACCGAGCTTACATTACAAACAATCAACCAACAACAGTATGAAGAAAAGATAGTAAACATACCGGCAGCTAATACCGGTTTGCAGCGCTATGTAGCCTTTGTTGTTAGAGGTAATAACGGCGATCGCTGGCTAATAGATGATGTAAGTGTTGTAACACAGTGTCTTACGCCTACCGGGCTTTCGGCACCAACTATTACTAATAACTCTGCCAACTTAACCTGGACAGATGCTGCCGGATCTGGCTCATGGGAAGTACAGGTAGTGCCGTTTGGTACTCCAAATGCGGCAACAGGAACTCCTTACAGTGGTGCATTGCCTTATGTGGCTACAAGCCTGGCGGCAGGTACTACTTACCAGTTTTATGTACGCTCGGTTTGTGCGCCTGCAGGAAATTACAGCCCATGGGCAGGACCGTTTACATTTAATACGCCGGCACTTCCGGCAGACCTTAATTTTGTTGCAAATTTTGAAAACGGATTTAACGGTTTCACTTTTGTAAATGGTACCCAGGCTAACAAATGGGTAGTAGGCAGTGCTACAAGCAGCAGCCCTACTTACTCAATGTATGTTAGTAATGATAATGGTGCTTCTAACACCTACCTTTCTACATCTGCATCTGTAGTGCATGCTTACCGCGATATTGTTATTCCGGTGGGTGCTACAGAAATAAATGTTGCTTTTGACTGGAAAGCAAATGGTGAAATTGATACAGACGTAATGCGTGTATGGAATACGCCTACCGCATATAGCCCGGCAGCAGGAACAAGAACTACTGCTAGTACTGCTGCAAATAACATACGCAGGCAAATAGGTGGTAACTTTTCTACAAATAGTGGATGGATTACTTACAGCCAGATTATAAATGTGGCTGAATTTGCCGGTACTACAAGGAGGTTTGTTTTTGAATGGCGAAATGACGGTAGCGATGGTGGTAACCCCGCTGCGGCTGTTGATAACATAAACATTAGCCTTATAACATGTCCTCAGCCTATAACGCTTCTTGCTACGAGCCCTACACAGGATGGAGCTACACTTGCATGGACAAACCGTGGTACGGCAACTTCATGGGAAATTTTTGTTGTTCCCGTAGCAGATGCTGCACCTACTGAAACATCTACAGGAATAATAGTTTCAACAAATCCTTACACAGTTACAGGCCTTGTTGATGCTACTAACTATAAATATTATGTAAGGGCCGTATGTGGTACTAACGATAAAAGTTTTTGGAGTGGTCCGGTAAACTTTAGTACAACACAAATTCCTGCAATATTACCTTATGTGCAGGATTTTGAAACCAATAGTGGTTTTAGCCTTGTAAATGCTACACAAACCAACCAATGGTTTTATGGTACTGCTGTAAGCAATAGCCCTACACACTCACTTTATGTAACTAACGATAATGGTGTAAGTAATGCTTATACCGTAGGATCTGGTTCTACCGTTCATGCATACCGCGACATTTTAATTCCTGCAGGTACAACAGATGTTGATATATCTTTTGACTGGAGGAACGTGGGTGAAACAGGTCAGGATTATATAAGGGTATATGCTGCGTCAAGCGCATATATACCTGTAGCGGGTACTCAAAGTTCTGTTGCGGCTAACCGTATAAGGATAGGCGAATTTGCAGACAATGGCACATGGACTAACTTTCAGGGTGTAATTAATGCAACGCAATTTGCGGGTGGTACAATGCGCCTTATATTTGAGTGGAGAAACAATGCCTCTGCAGGAACTAACCCTCCCGGAGCTATTGATAACATAAACCTTGCGGTAGTTGCCTGTCGTCAGCCTATTACCCTTGCGGTTACTACGCCTACACAAACAGGTGCTACATTTACTTGGGTAAACCAGGGTACGGCAACGTCTTGGGAAGTGTTTGTAGTTCCTGCCCATGAGGCAGCACCTACAGCAACATCTACAGGTGTTGTGGTTACCACTAACTCTTATACTCCTACTAACCTTGTAGATGGTACTAACTATAAATTTTATGTTAGAGCTATTTGTGGTCCCGGTAATGTAAGTAAGTGGAGTGGCCCGGTAATAATTAGTACATTACAGGTGCCTACAGCCTTACCGTTATCTCAGGATTTTGAAAACTCTAATGGCTTTACCTTTACAAGTGGTAGCCAGGCAAGTGGTAACCAGGCAAACCAGTGGTTTTATGGTACAGCTGTAAGTAACAGCCCTACCCATGCCTTATATGTTACTAACACACAGGGAGCAACTAACAATTACAGCCTTACTTCAAGTTCTGTAGTACATGCTTACCGCGACCTGATAGTTCCTGCAGATGCTTCAGATATTAATATATCTTTTGACTGGAGAAACGTTGGAGAAGCAGGACAGGATTATGTGCGTGTATGGGCAGTTCCGTTAGCGTATGCACTTACTGCCGGAAACAGCATTACACAAAATGCAACCCGTCTTCCTGTGAGTCCTACTCTTACCGGTAATGCAGGCTGGGATACTTATACAACAGTATTTAACGCGTCTTCATTTGCAGGCCAGACAATGAGGCTTGTATTTGAGTGGAGAAACAATGCTTCAAGCGGAACTAACCCTCCGGGAGCTGTAGATAATGTAAATGTAAGCGTTGTTCGATGCAGGCAGCCTCTAAACCCTGTTGCAACTGTTCCTACCCGTACCGGTGCAACACTTGCCTGGACAGAGCAGGGTACTGCTACAACATGGGAAATATTTATAGTGCCTGCAGGAGATCCTGCTCCTACAGATACGTCTACAGGTATTATTACAACAAATAATCCTTATACAGCAAGTGGCCTTGTAGCTGGTGTTAACTACCAGTTTTATGTAAGGTCTGTTTGTGGTGGTACAGATGGTGTGAGTAAATGGACTGGCCCTGCCAACTTTACTACAGAACAGATACCAACTAACATACCTTATGTTCAGAATTTTGAAACAGAGAATGGTTTTACTTTTACAAATGGTGCCGAGACAAACCAATGGTTTTATGGTACAGCTGTAAGTAACAGCCCTACGCACTCACTTTATGTAACTAACGATAATGGTGTAAGCAATGCTTATACTAAAACAGCTACATCAACAGTACATGCTTACCGCGATATAACAATACCTGCAACTACTACAGATATGTTAGTAAGCTTTGACTGGAGAAACAGAGGAGAAATAGGCCTTGATTATGTTCGTGCATGGATAGTGCCAATATCTTATTACCCTGTTGCAGGTACACAAACTACTCCTGGAGTAGGCCGTATACCGCTAGGGGCTAATTTTAGCGATAGTGCTAACTGGACTACATTCAACTTGCCGGTAGATGTATCTGCCTACTCTGGTACTACAGTAAGGCTGGTGTTTGAATGGAGAAACAATAATGCCGGAGGAACAGATCCTGCAGGTGCTATTGATAACTTAAGTCTTACTACAATTACATGTCCGCAACCATCACTTGTAACCGTTGGCGGTACAACAAGTTCAGGTACTACAGTATCTTGGACAAGTAACCCTCCTGCTACAACATGGGAAATATTTGTGATACCTGCCGGAAGCCCTGCGCCTACAGCAACGTCTACAGGAATTGTTGTTACAGATAATCCGCATGTAATTACAGGATTAGTAGAGTCAAGAAACTACTCTGTATATGTAAGGTCTGTATGTAGTACAACTGATATAAGCTTATGGACAGGTCCTACAAACTTCAGGACACTTGATATTTGCGACAGGCCAATAAACGTTCAGGTAAACTGTCTTGATGCAAGCAGTGGTACTTTTACATGGGTTGCAGGTTCAAACGAACTTTCATGGGAGGTTGCCGTAGGGCCTGCTACAGGACCGGAGCCTACATCTGGTACAGTAGTAACAGAGCCATCTTATTATGTACAGGGGCTTACACCTGGTAACTATACATTCTATGTAAGGGCAGTATGTCAAAATGCTGTGGGTTATAGCCCATGGACTCCGTTTGCTTTTGCTCCTTCTGCTCAGTCTCCTGCGGCTGCACAGGCACTTTGTGCGGGTCTTCTTGCACAGCCTCAGCCAAGTAGCTCTAATACCCCTCAGTCGGTTTATGGTACAGTAGGCTGTCTTAGTACAACACCAAACCCTACATGGTATTATATTACCCTTGATGGAACCGGACAGGTAGTACTTAACCTTAGGCAGGTAACACTTGCCGGACAACCTATTGACGTTGACTTTGCCGCATTTGGGCCATTTACGTCGCTTAGAGAGGCATGTAGCCGAATAGGTAACCCATTAAATACATCTTTAATTGTAGACTGTTCATATTCTGCTTCAGCTACAGAAACGATACGTGTTACCGGTGCTCCGGGTCAGGTATTCGCACTATTGATAACTAACTTTAATGGTCAGCCGGGTAATACTACTATCAGCCAGGTTTCAGGCCCAAGCATTAGCTGTATTCCTACAGTAAACGTTGGCCCTGATCGTGTGCTTTGTAATACTACAAGCCATAACATTACTGCTACTGTTAATAACCCTGGGGTTGCTCAGGTATATACATACCAGTGGTTTGAAGATGCAAACCCAATTACACCTACTGTTGTAAGTACTACAAGTACAACTCAAACAGTAACAGTTACAACAGAAGGAACACACGTTTACAGTGTTGTTGTTACAATGCCGGTTCCTGTAAACAGCGATCCTGTTACAGATCAGGCTACAATATCTATAAGTAATCCGTTTACGCCACCAGTACCTGCACCGCTTATACTTTGTGGAGACAATGGTACAGCGTTGGCTAACCTTGCGGGCATCAATTTTCTTGGTACCCTGGATCCTGCAGATTATGTTCTTGTAGGCATTTACACAAGCCAGGCAAATGCTAACAGTAATACGGGAGCTATTGATACATCTGTGCCATTTAGCGTAACTACACAAACGCTATATGTTGTAATTGCAGATGCAAATTCATTAACATGTACTAAAACAGTACCACTATCTATTGTTGTAAATAACTCTGCTACGGCTACTATTAGCTATCCTACACCACTTTGTACAACTACTGCTACGGCACCGGTTACACAAACAGGTACTAACGGAGGAGCATATACTGCGCCTGCAGGCCTTACTATAGATGCTGTAACAGGTACTATTACGCCGTCTACTAGTACAGCGGGTACATATACTGTTACTTATACTACAGCAGCTACAGCTACTTGTCCTGCATTTGTTGCAACGGCAAGTGTAGAGATTGTTGCACCGGCTGTTGCAACTATTTCTTACGGTCCTAATACATATTGTAATAATTCGGGTGTAGCTACAGTAACCTTAACAGGTGCTACAGGTGGTACATTTACATCAGATGCAGGCCTTACAATAGATCCTGTAACGGGAGAAGTTACCCTTGCATCAAGTACAATAGGTACACATACTGTTACTTATACTACTCCGGCTAACGGCCCTTGTGCTGCTGTGCCATTTACTGCTACTATTGTAATTAGTGCTGCATTTACCGCTACTATAGATTATGGTACTGCACCATTCTGTACAAGTGGTGGTGTTGCAACCGTAATAAGAACCGGCGATGCGGGTGGTGTTTACACTACAGATCCTTCTCTTACTATAGACCCTGCAACAGGCGAGATTACACTTGCCGGATCAGAGGCGGGTACTTATACGGTTACTTATACTATAGCAGCAAGCGGATCATGCCAGGAGTTTGTAACAACTGCGCAAATAACTATTGAGGCTGCGCCAGAGGCTACAATTGCTTATGACAATACACCTTATTGTTCAAATGGTGGTGTAGCTACAGTAACCTTTACAGGTACAACAGGTGGAGTGTATAGCTCAACACCGGGACTTGTATTTGTAAGTGGTGGAGATGTAGACCTTGCGGCAAGTACACCGGGAACTTATGATGTTTATTATACTGTGGCTGCTACTACAATATGTGCCGGACAGCAGTTTGGCCCTGCCACAATAACCATTACAGAGCTTCCTGTGGCTGGCATTAGTTATGCTAACAGCCCATATTGTACAGATGGTGGTATTGCTACAGCAATTGTTACCGGAACTACAGGTGGTGCGTTTACTGCAACACCAGCAGGACTTACTATAGATCCTTTAACAGGAGACATAACCCTTGCTACAAGCACACCGGGTGCTTATGATGTTGTGTATACAGTGGCTGCTGCAGCGGGTTGTCCTGCTGTACCTGCTACATTCAGGGTTGAAGTTACTAAACTTCCTGTGGCAGACTTCCAGTACCAGTACAGTACTTTCTGTACTAATGCTGCATCACTTAGCCCTGTATTTGTAGGTGGCGGTGTTGCCGGAGCATTTACTGTAAACCAGCCTGGCCTTACTATAGACAGTGCTACAGGAGTTATAACGCCTTCAACAAGTACACCGGGTACTTATATAGTAACGAATACACTTGTTGCTGCAAACGGATGTACTCCGGTTCCTGTAACACAAACTATTACTGTAGATCCTGCGCCTATAGCTACATTTGATTATGCTGACCAGGCATACTGTGTAGAGGGTACTGCAATACCTACACCAATACTTGATGATGCGTCTGGTACATTTACCAGCACTCCGGCAGGTCTTGTAATTGATGCTGCTACAGGTATCATTGATCTTGACAGAAGCCAGCCGGGTACTTACCAGGTACTAAATACTATTACTGGTTCGCCTGAGTGTCCTTCTGTGTCAGCTTCTACTGAGGTTATCATAGCGTCGCTTCCGGTTGTTGCGGTAACACAAGGATGTGATGGTATAGAATATAAACTTACCCTTTCATTAGATGGTGATCCTTCTTATAATGCCGATGATGTAACTATCGAATGGACTTCGCCTACAGGTGCAGTACTTGGTAGTGGTGAGTCACAGGTAATTGTTGGTTCAGGAACATATAAAATAAAGGTAACTCCTAAAGCTGGCGCAATTTGTCCTGCAATAGAGGATGTCCTTGTTGATGATACTATTTGTGAAATACCAAGGGGTATTTCTCCTAACAATGACGGACTGAATGATACGTTTGACCTTACCGGATATGGTGTAACTAAAATATCAATCTTTAACCGTTATGGTCAGGAAGTATTTAGCCACAAAGGTGCCTATACAAACCAGTTTAGCGGAAATGCTAAAAATGGAGATGAACTTCCTACGGGTGCTTACTTCTACATGATTGTACGTAGTACAGGTGAGAGTAAAACCGGATGGGTATACATCAACAGACCTGAATAA
- the hflX gene encoding GTPase HflX encodes MLEKETIPFEKTVIAGVITQQQSEEKLTEYLDELEFLTFTAGGQVVKRFSQRMDKPNPKTFLGTGKIEEIHNYIVEHNVKTVIFDDELTPAQQKNLNKILDCKVLDRTNLILDIFAQRAETSYARTQVELAQCQYLLPRLSGMWTHLERQRGGIGMRGPGETEIETDRRIVRDRIALLKEKIRTIDRQMGVQRGNRGAMVRVALVGYTNVGKSTLMNVISKSEVFVENKLFATLDTTVRKVVIKNLPFLLSDTVGFIRKLPTQLIDSFKSTLDEVREADLLLHVVDISHPEFEDHIASVNQILQDIKSNDKPTIMVFNKIDAYKPLIIDEDDLVTEKTARHFSLNEWKDTWMSNVGEKNALFISATNKENFEEFREKVYEAVREIHITRFPYNKFLYPDYKENHEVEKED; translated from the coding sequence ATGCTCGAAAAAGAAACCATTCCTTTTGAAAAAACTGTAATTGCGGGGGTAATCACCCAGCAACAAAGCGAAGAAAAGCTTACCGAATATCTCGATGAGCTTGAATTTCTTACATTTACGGCCGGAGGACAGGTAGTAAAGCGTTTTTCGCAACGCATGGACAAACCTAATCCTAAAACTTTTTTAGGTACCGGTAAAATTGAAGAAATACACAATTACATAGTTGAACATAATGTTAAAACAGTAATTTTTGATGACGAGCTTACGCCTGCGCAGCAAAAAAACCTTAACAAAATATTAGACTGCAAGGTTTTAGACCGTACAAACCTTATTTTAGACATTTTTGCACAGCGTGCAGAAACTTCTTATGCACGCACCCAGGTAGAGCTGGCACAGTGCCAGTATTTACTACCACGCCTAAGTGGTATGTGGACGCACCTTGAACGCCAGCGTGGTGGTATAGGTATGCGTGGCCCCGGTGAAACAGAAATTGAAACTGACCGCCGTATTGTGCGCGACCGCATTGCATTACTTAAAGAAAAAATCAGGACCATAGACCGCCAAATGGGCGTGCAGCGTGGTAATCGCGGCGCCATGGTGCGCGTAGCACTTGTAGGGTATACCAATGTGGGCAAAAGTACCCTGATGAATGTTATAAGCAAAAGTGAGGTTTTTGTAGAAAATAAGCTTTTTGCAACCCTTGATACTACGGTACGAAAAGTGGTAATTAAAAACCTGCCGTTTTTACTTTCTGATACCGTTGGGTTTATACGCAAGCTTCCTACGCAACTTATTGACTCGTTTAAAAGTACGCTGGATGAAGTGCGCGAAGCTGATCTGCTATTACACGTAGTAGATATTTCTCACCCGGAGTTTGAAGACCACATAGCATCTGTAAACCAGATATTACAGGACATAAAAAGTAACGATAAGCCTACCATAATGGTATTTAATAAAATAGATGCCTACAAACCGCTTATCATTGATGAAGATGACCTGGTTACCGAAAAAACCGCACGCCACTTTAGTCTTAATGAATGGAAAGATACCTGGATGAGTAACGTAGGCGAAAAGAACGCCCTGTTTATTTCTGCCACCAATAAAGAAAACTTTGAAGAGTTCCGCGAAAAGGTATACGAGGCTGTAAGGGAAATACATATTACACGTTTTCCGTACAATAAATTCCTATACCCGGATTATAAAGAAAACCACGAAGTAGAAAAGGAAGACTAA
- a CDS encoding TetR/AcrR family transcriptional regulator has translation MRIRNTNKQDLVKAKAIELLVKEGFEGFSMGKLARACSISVATLYIYYHDKDDLIKKLGCELGDRFFEAALTDFHPDMHFADGLKKQWDNRMAYTLANQQETKCYEVIRHSPHGEYVLQQTAKGFGNIMGQFCHNAVLNNELVPVTMEVFWSLAFGPLYNMLRFHAEGKSLGKRPFSMTEAMRDEAFKLVIKALTP, from the coding sequence ATGCGCATACGTAATACAAACAAGCAGGACCTGGTAAAAGCTAAGGCTATCGAACTGCTGGTAAAAGAAGGTTTTGAAGGTTTTAGCATGGGCAAGCTTGCAAGGGCATGCAGCATATCTGTAGCTACACTCTACATTTATTACCATGATAAAGACGACCTTATTAAAAAACTGGGCTGCGAACTGGGCGACCGCTTTTTTGAAGCTGCCCTTACCGATTTTCATCCGGATATGCACTTTGCAGATGGCCTTAAAAAACAATGGGATAACCGGATGGCTTATACATTAGCCAACCAACAGGAAACCAAGTGTTATGAGGTAATACGCCATTCGCCGCATGGCGAGTATGTGTTGCAACAAACCGCTAAGGGTTTTGGCAACATCATGGGACAGTTTTGCCACAACGCCGTGCTTAATAATGAATTGGTACCTGTAACCATGGAAGTTTTCTGGAGCCTGGCTTTTGGCCCGTTGTATAATATGCTGCGCTTTCATGCAGAAGGCAAAAGCCTGGGCAAAAGGCCATTTTCTATGACCGAAGCCATGAGAGACGAGGCTTTCAAGCTTGTTATTAAGGCGCTTACACCGTAG
- a CDS encoding PorP/SprF family type IX secretion system membrane protein: protein MKKLYLAALLAFVGFTDAVAQQDPHYTQYMYNMNVINPAYAGSKENLAFGLLYRKQWVDVDGAPSTGTFSGHSPVGKNVGLGLSAITDKIGPVNETNVYADFSYTLKLGGAHRLALGLKAGATFHKVGLFSDIGNGFVPDPNDPAFAENVNNTYFNIGTGVFYYTDNYYLAFSVPNMLKSKHLDLTQSGTDYRFGSEVSHYFLTGGYVFQVTDNFKLKPSFMVKSAFGVDPSIDGSLNALFFEKFEIGATYRLDDSWGGMVNYAITPNLRIGYAYDHIVSDLKVTTPASHEIMLLFDVNFPKKVSRSPRYF, encoded by the coding sequence ATGAAAAAACTATACCTGGCGGCATTACTGGCCTTTGTAGGGTTTACGGATGCTGTAGCACAGCAGGACCCGCACTACACACAGTACATGTACAACATGAACGTAATCAACCCTGCATACGCTGGCAGCAAGGAGAACTTAGCCTTTGGGCTTTTATACCGCAAGCAGTGGGTAGATGTAGACGGAGCCCCGAGCACGGGCACGTTTTCAGGCCACAGCCCTGTGGGCAAAAATGTAGGATTGGGCTTATCGGCGATCACCGATAAGATCGGTCCGGTGAATGAAACCAATGTATATGCCGATTTCAGCTACACGCTGAAACTTGGTGGCGCGCACAGGCTTGCCCTTGGCTTAAAGGCGGGCGCTACCTTCCATAAAGTAGGATTGTTCAGCGATATTGGCAACGGCTTTGTACCGGACCCTAATGACCCTGCATTTGCAGAAAACGTAAACAACACCTACTTTAACATAGGAACAGGAGTGTTCTACTACACCGATAACTACTACTTAGCGTTTTCGGTACCCAACATGCTAAAGAGCAAACACCTTGACCTTACCCAAAGCGGTACCGACTACCGTTTTGGTTCAGAAGTATCGCACTACTTTTTAACAGGAGGTTACGTATTCCAGGTAACCGACAACTTCAAGCTGAAGCCCTCGTTCATGGTAAAATCAGCCTTTGGTGTAGACCCGTCTATCGACGGTTCACTAAACGCGCTGTTCTTTGAGAAATTTGAGATCGGAGCCACTTACAGGTTAGACGATTCATGGGGTGGTATGGTAAACTATGCCATCACACCGAATCTGAGGATTGGCTATGCATACGACCACATCGTATCCGACCTGAAGGTAACCACACCTGCCTCACACGAGATCATGCTGCTCTTTGATGTCAACTTCCCGAAAAAAGTATCACGTTCACCACGTTATTTCTAA